One genomic segment of Balaenoptera musculus isolate JJ_BM4_2016_0621 chromosome 11, mBalMus1.pri.v3, whole genome shotgun sequence includes these proteins:
- the TRERF1 gene encoding transcriptional-regulating factor 1 isoform X7, which produces MGDQQLYKTNHVAHSGENLFYQQPPLGVHGGLNHNYGNTVPGAGMDAPQASPISPHFPQDTRDGLGLPVGSKTLGQVDSSRQGGWAGHAGPGNHVQLRGNLTNSNMTWGSPAQAEPTDGYQYTYSQASEIRTQKLTSGVLHKLDSFTQVFANQNLRIQVNNMAQVLHTQSAVMDGAPESALRQLLSQKPMETPAPALPSRYQQVPQQPHPGFTGGLSKPALQVGPHPSQGHPYYDYQQPLAQMPVQGGQSLQAPQMLSQHMQQLQQHQYYPQQQQQQAGQPRMSVQEMQPQQQQQIRPAQPQQLQQRQGSMQIPQYYQSSPMMQHLPESRQPQMHLQPPSYHRDPHQYTPEQAHAVQLIQLGSVPQYYYQEPQQPYGHPMYQQSHLPQHQQPEDGQPKTYPSDRQAQAMLSSHGDLGPPDTGMGDPASSDLNRVSSALPHRPLLSPSGIHLNNMGPQHQQLSPSAVWPQMHLPDGRAQPGSPDSSGQPKGVFGEQFDAKNKLTCSICLKEFKSLPALNGHMRSHGGMRASPSLKQEIPKKQQPGLAKAEEALKTAPEKKKFRHRPEPLFIPPPPSYTHNLAASHSGATLYQSQLRSPRVLGDHLLLDPSHELPPYTPPPMLSPVRQGSGLFSNVLISGHGAGAHPQLPLTPLTPTPRVLLCRPNSIDGSNVTVTPGPGEQTVDVEPRINIGLRFQAEIPELQDVSALAQDTHKATLVWKPWPELENHDFQQRVENLLNLCCSSALPGGGTNSEFALHSLFEAKGDVMAALEMLLLRKPVRLKCHPLANYHYAGSDKWTSLERKLFNKALATYNKDFIFVQKMVKSKTVAQCVEYYYTWKKIMRLGRKHRTRLSEIIDDCVTSEEDEEVQEEEEDPEEDRRSTREEESELPKSPEPPPGPVLASAEGPPLQALGQPSGSFICEMPNCGAVFSSRQALNGHARIHGGTNQVTKARGAVPSGKQKPGSAQSGYCSVKSSPSHSTTSGETDPTTIFPCKECGKVFFKIKSRNAHMKTHRQQEEQQRQKAQKAAFAAEMAATIERTTGPVGPPGLLPLDQLSLIKPIKDVDILDDDVVQQLGGVMEEAEVVDTGLLLDDQDSVLLQGDTEL; this is translated from the exons ATGGGGGATCAGCAACTGTACAAGACCAATCACGTGGCCCACAGTGGTGAGAACCTTTTCTACCAACAGCCACCACTTGGCGTCCACGGTGGGCTGAACCACAACTATGGGAATACAGTCCCCGGGGCTGGAATGGATGCCCCTCAGGCATCACCCatctccccccacttccctcaAGACACTCGGGATGGTCTGGGCTTGCCTGTCGGCTCCAAAACGCTTGGCCAAGTGGACTCCTCAaggcagggagggtgggcaggccATGCAGGGCCTGGAAACCATGTCCAGCTACGTGGCAACCTGACCAACTCGAACATGACGTGGGGGTCTCCAGCCCAGGCGGAGCCCACCGATGGCTACCAGTACACCTACTCCCAGGCCAGCGAGATCCGGACCCAGAAGCTCACCAGCGGTGTCCTGCACAAGCTAGACTCTTTCACCCAGGTGTTTGCCAACCAAAACCTGCGAATTCAGGTCAACAACATGGCCCAGGTGCTGCACACCCAGTCAGCGGTGATGGACGGAGCCCCTGAAAGCGCCCTCCGCCAGTTGCTGTCCCAGAAGCCCATGGAGACCCCAGCACCGGCTCTCCCTTCCCGCTACCAGCAGGTGCCCCAGCAGCCTCACCCTGGTTTCACTGGCGGGCTGTCCAAACCAGCTCTTCAGGTTGGGCCGCACCCAAGCCAAGGGCACCCGTATTATGACTACCAGCAGCCACTGGCCCAGATGCCAGTGCAGGGAGGACAGTCACTGCAGGCCCCCCAGATGCTGTCCCAGCACatgcagcagctgcagcagcaccaGTATTACccgcagcagcaacagcagcaagcCGGGCAGCCGCGGATGTCAGTGCAAGAAATGCagccgcagcagcagcagcagattCGCCCAGCGCAGccccagcagctgcagcagcggCAGGGTTCGATGCAGATACCTCAGTATTACCAGTCCTCACCCATGATGCAGCATTTGCCAGAGTCGCGGCAGCCACAGATGCACCTGCAGCCCCCTTCTTATCACAGGGACCCCCACCAGTACACCCCGGAGCAGGCGCACGCTGTCCAGCTGATTCAGCTGGGCTCCGTGCCCCAGTACTACTACCAGGAGCCCCAGCAGCCCTACGGCCACCCCATGTACCAGCAGAGCCACCTGCCCCAGCACCAGCAGCCTGAGGACGGTCAGCCCAAGACTTATCCAAGCGACAGGCAGGCCCAGGCCATGCTGAGCTCCCACGGGGACCTGGGGCCTCCAGATACAGGAATGGGTGACCCGGCAAGCTCGGACCTGAACAGGGTCAGCAGTGCGCTCCCCCACCGGCCGCTCCTGTCCCCCAGTGGCATCCACCTCAACAACATGGGGCCTCAGCACCAGCAGCTGTCCCCCAGTGCCGTGTGGCCCCAG ATGCACCTACCTGATGGCAGAGCCCAGCCAGGGTCCCCTGACTCAAG TGGCCAACCAAAAGGAGTGTTTGGGGAGCAGTTTGATGCCAAGAACAAGCTGACATGCTCCATCTGCCTGAAGGAGTTCAAGAGTCTGCCTGCCCTGAACGGCCACATGCGGTCCCATGGGGGGATGAGGGCCTCCCCCAGCCTCAAACAG GAAATTCCCAAGAAGCAACAGCCAGGCTTGGCCAAAGCCGAGGAAGCCCTCAAGACCGCGCCGGAGAAGAAGAAGTTCCGGCACCGGCCGGAGCCGCTCTTCATCCCGCCGCCGCCCTCCTACACCCACAACCTCGCCGCCTCACACTCCGGCGCCACCCTGTACCAGAGCCAGCTGCGCTCCCCGCGCGTCCTGGGCGACCACCTGCTCCTCGACCCCTCCCACGAGCTGCCCCCCTACACGCCCCCGCCCATGCTCAGCCCGGTGCGCCAGGGTTCGGGGCTCTTCAGCAACGTGCTCATCTCCGGCCATGGCGCCGGTGCGCATCCGCAGCTGCCCCTCACGCCCCTGACGCCCACGCCTCGCGTGCTACTCTGCCGCCCCA ATAGCATCGATGGCAGCAACGTGACAGTCACCCCAGGGCCTGGAGAGCAGACCGTTGATGTCGAACC ACGCATCAACATTGGCTTGAGATTCCAAGCGGAGATCCCAGAACTCCAGGATGTCTCTGCCCTGGCCCAGGACACACACAAGGCCACACTGGTATGGAAGCCCTGGCCAGAGCTGGAAAACCACGACTTCCAGCAAAGAG TGGAGAATCTCCTGAATTTGTGCTGTTCAAGTGCGTTGCCAGGTGGAGGGACCAATTCTGAATTTGCTTTGCACTCTCTCTTCGAGGCCAAAGGTGATGTGATG GCTGCTCTGGAAATGCTGCTGCTGCGGAAGCCAGTCAGGTTAAAATGTCACCCTTTAGCAAATTACCACTATGCCG GTTCGGACAAGTGGACCTCCCTAGAAAGAAAACTGTTTAATAAAGCACTAGCCACTTACAAcaaagactttatttttgtaCAGAAGATG GTGAAGTCCAAGACAGTGGCTCAGTGTGTGGAGTACTACTACACGTGGAAAAAAATCATGAGGTTGGGGAGGAAACACCGGACACGGCTCTCGGAAATCATCGACGATTGTGTG ACGAGTGAAGAAGATGAAGAGgtacaggaggaggaggaggacccaGAAGAAGACAGGAGATCCACAAGAGAAGAGGAGAGTGAATTGCCCAAGTCTCCAGAGCCACCACCAGGCCCGGTCCTGGCTTCCGCAGAGGGGCCGCCCCTGCAGGCCCTGGGCCAGCCCTCAggctccttcatctgtgaaatgcccAACTGTGGAGCT GTGTTCAGCTCCCGACAGGCACTGAACGGCCACGCCCGCATCCACGGTGGCACCAACCAGGTGACCAAAGCTCGGGGTGCTGTACCCTCTGGAAAGCAGAAGCCTGGCAGTGCCCAGAGCGGGTACTGCTCAGTGAAGAGCTCACCCTCTCACAGCACCACCAGCGGCGAGACAGACCCCACCACCATCTTCCCCTGCAAGGAGTGTGGCAA agTCTTCTTCAAGATCAAAAGCCGAAATGCACACATGAAAACTCACAGGCAGCAGGAGGAACAGCAGAGGCAGAAAGCCCAGAAGGCGGCTTTTGCAGCTGAAATGGCAGCCACGATTGAGAGGACTACGGGGCCGGTGGGGCCGCCGGGGCTGCTGCCCCTGGACCAGCTGAGCCTGATCAAACCCATCAAGGACGTGGACATCCTCGACGACGACGTCGTCCAGCAGTTAGGAGGCGTCATGGAAGAGGCCGAGGTCGTGGACACCGGTCTCCTCTTGGATGATCAAGATTCAGTTTTGCTTCAGGGTGACACGGAACTCTAA
- the TRERF1 gene encoding transcriptional-regulating factor 1 isoform X4: MGDQQLYKTNHVAHSGENLFYQQPPLGVHGGLNHNYGNTVPGAGMDAPQASPISPHFPQDTRDGLGLPVGSKTLGQVDSSRQGGWAGHAGPGNHVQLRGNLTNSNMTWGSPAQAEPTDGYQYTYSQASEIRTQKLTSGVLHKLDSFTQVFANQNLRIQVNNMAQVLHTQSAVMDGAPESALRQLLSQKPMETPAPALPSRYQQVPQQPHPGFTGGLSKPALQVGPHPSQGHPYYDYQQPLAQMPVQGGQSLQAPQMLSQHMQQLQQHQYYPQQQQQQAGQPRMSVQEMQPQQQQQIRPAQPQQLQQRQGSMQIPQYYQSSPMMQHLPESRQPQMHLQPPSYHRDPHQYTPEQAHAVQLIQLGSVPQYYYQEPQQPYGHPMYQQSHLPQHQQPEDGQPKTYPSDRQAQAMLSSHGDLGPPDTGMGDPASSDLNRVSSALPHRPLLSPSGIHLNNMGPQHQQLSPSAVWPQMHLPDGRAQPGSPDSSGQPKGVFGEQFDAKNKLTCSICLKEFKSLPALNGHMRSHGGMRASPSLKQEEGEKAPAPPPQPPLPPPPPPPPQLPPEAESLTPMVMPVSVPVKLLPPKPSSQGFANSVAAAPSARDKPASSMSDDEMPVLEIPKKQQPGLAKAEEALKTAPEKKKFRHRPEPLFIPPPPSYTHNLAASHSGATLYQSQLRSPRVLGDHLLLDPSHELPPYTPPPMLSPVRQGSGLFSNVLISGHGAGAHPQLPLTPLTPTPRVLLCRPNSIDGSNVTVTPGPGEQTVDVEPRINIGLRFQAEIPELQDVSALAQDTHKATLVWKPWPELENHDFQQRVENLLNLCCSSALPGGGTNSEFALHSLFEAKGDVMAALEMLLLRKPVRLKCHPLANYHYAGSDKWTSLERKLFNKALATYNKDFIFVQKMVKSKTVAQCVEYYYTWKKIMRLGRKHRTRLSEIIDDCVTSEEDEEVQEEEEDPEEDRRSTREEESELPKSPEPPPGPVLASAEGPPLQALGQPSGSFICEMPNCGAVFSSRQALNGHARIHGGTNQVTKARGAVPSGKQKPGSAQSGYCSVKSSPSHSTTSGETDPTTIFPCKECGKVFFKIKSRNAHMKTHRQQEEQQRQKAQKAAFAAEMAATIERTTGPVGPPGLLPLDQLSLIKPIKDVDILDDDVVQQLGGVMEEAEVVDTGLLLDDQDSVLLQGDTEL, from the exons ATGGGGGATCAGCAACTGTACAAGACCAATCACGTGGCCCACAGTGGTGAGAACCTTTTCTACCAACAGCCACCACTTGGCGTCCACGGTGGGCTGAACCACAACTATGGGAATACAGTCCCCGGGGCTGGAATGGATGCCCCTCAGGCATCACCCatctccccccacttccctcaAGACACTCGGGATGGTCTGGGCTTGCCTGTCGGCTCCAAAACGCTTGGCCAAGTGGACTCCTCAaggcagggagggtgggcaggccATGCAGGGCCTGGAAACCATGTCCAGCTACGTGGCAACCTGACCAACTCGAACATGACGTGGGGGTCTCCAGCCCAGGCGGAGCCCACCGATGGCTACCAGTACACCTACTCCCAGGCCAGCGAGATCCGGACCCAGAAGCTCACCAGCGGTGTCCTGCACAAGCTAGACTCTTTCACCCAGGTGTTTGCCAACCAAAACCTGCGAATTCAGGTCAACAACATGGCCCAGGTGCTGCACACCCAGTCAGCGGTGATGGACGGAGCCCCTGAAAGCGCCCTCCGCCAGTTGCTGTCCCAGAAGCCCATGGAGACCCCAGCACCGGCTCTCCCTTCCCGCTACCAGCAGGTGCCCCAGCAGCCTCACCCTGGTTTCACTGGCGGGCTGTCCAAACCAGCTCTTCAGGTTGGGCCGCACCCAAGCCAAGGGCACCCGTATTATGACTACCAGCAGCCACTGGCCCAGATGCCAGTGCAGGGAGGACAGTCACTGCAGGCCCCCCAGATGCTGTCCCAGCACatgcagcagctgcagcagcaccaGTATTACccgcagcagcaacagcagcaagcCGGGCAGCCGCGGATGTCAGTGCAAGAAATGCagccgcagcagcagcagcagattCGCCCAGCGCAGccccagcagctgcagcagcggCAGGGTTCGATGCAGATACCTCAGTATTACCAGTCCTCACCCATGATGCAGCATTTGCCAGAGTCGCGGCAGCCACAGATGCACCTGCAGCCCCCTTCTTATCACAGGGACCCCCACCAGTACACCCCGGAGCAGGCGCACGCTGTCCAGCTGATTCAGCTGGGCTCCGTGCCCCAGTACTACTACCAGGAGCCCCAGCAGCCCTACGGCCACCCCATGTACCAGCAGAGCCACCTGCCCCAGCACCAGCAGCCTGAGGACGGTCAGCCCAAGACTTATCCAAGCGACAGGCAGGCCCAGGCCATGCTGAGCTCCCACGGGGACCTGGGGCCTCCAGATACAGGAATGGGTGACCCGGCAAGCTCGGACCTGAACAGGGTCAGCAGTGCGCTCCCCCACCGGCCGCTCCTGTCCCCCAGTGGCATCCACCTCAACAACATGGGGCCTCAGCACCAGCAGCTGTCCCCCAGTGCCGTGTGGCCCCAG ATGCACCTACCTGATGGCAGAGCCCAGCCAGGGTCCCCTGACTCAAG TGGCCAACCAAAAGGAGTGTTTGGGGAGCAGTTTGATGCCAAGAACAAGCTGACATGCTCCATCTGCCTGAAGGAGTTCAAGAGTCTGCCTGCCCTGAACGGCCACATGCGGTCCCATGGGGGGATGAGGGCCTCCCCCAGCCTCAAACAG gaggaaggagagaaggcccCGGCGCCTCCGCCTCAGCCGCCACtgccgcctccgcctccgccaCCACCGCAGCTCCCACCCGAGGCAGAAAGCCTCACGCCTATGGTCATGCCCGTGTCTGTCCCTGTCAAGCTTCTCCCGCCCAAGCCCAGCTCTCAGGGCTTCGCCAACAGCGTCGCTGCCGCCCCCTCAGCCAGAGACAAGCCAGCCAGCTCGATGTCGGACGACGAGATGCCCGTGCTC GAAATTCCCAAGAAGCAACAGCCAGGCTTGGCCAAAGCCGAGGAAGCCCTCAAGACCGCGCCGGAGAAGAAGAAGTTCCGGCACCGGCCGGAGCCGCTCTTCATCCCGCCGCCGCCCTCCTACACCCACAACCTCGCCGCCTCACACTCCGGCGCCACCCTGTACCAGAGCCAGCTGCGCTCCCCGCGCGTCCTGGGCGACCACCTGCTCCTCGACCCCTCCCACGAGCTGCCCCCCTACACGCCCCCGCCCATGCTCAGCCCGGTGCGCCAGGGTTCGGGGCTCTTCAGCAACGTGCTCATCTCCGGCCATGGCGCCGGTGCGCATCCGCAGCTGCCCCTCACGCCCCTGACGCCCACGCCTCGCGTGCTACTCTGCCGCCCCA ATAGCATCGATGGCAGCAACGTGACAGTCACCCCAGGGCCTGGAGAGCAGACCGTTGATGTCGAACC ACGCATCAACATTGGCTTGAGATTCCAAGCGGAGATCCCAGAACTCCAGGATGTCTCTGCCCTGGCCCAGGACACACACAAGGCCACACTGGTATGGAAGCCCTGGCCAGAGCTGGAAAACCACGACTTCCAGCAAAGAG TGGAGAATCTCCTGAATTTGTGCTGTTCAAGTGCGTTGCCAGGTGGAGGGACCAATTCTGAATTTGCTTTGCACTCTCTCTTCGAGGCCAAAGGTGATGTGATG GCTGCTCTGGAAATGCTGCTGCTGCGGAAGCCAGTCAGGTTAAAATGTCACCCTTTAGCAAATTACCACTATGCCG GTTCGGACAAGTGGACCTCCCTAGAAAGAAAACTGTTTAATAAAGCACTAGCCACTTACAAcaaagactttatttttgtaCAGAAGATG GTGAAGTCCAAGACAGTGGCTCAGTGTGTGGAGTACTACTACACGTGGAAAAAAATCATGAGGTTGGGGAGGAAACACCGGACACGGCTCTCGGAAATCATCGACGATTGTGTG ACGAGTGAAGAAGATGAAGAGgtacaggaggaggaggaggacccaGAAGAAGACAGGAGATCCACAAGAGAAGAGGAGAGTGAATTGCCCAAGTCTCCAGAGCCACCACCAGGCCCGGTCCTGGCTTCCGCAGAGGGGCCGCCCCTGCAGGCCCTGGGCCAGCCCTCAggctccttcatctgtgaaatgcccAACTGTGGAGCT GTGTTCAGCTCCCGACAGGCACTGAACGGCCACGCCCGCATCCACGGTGGCACCAACCAGGTGACCAAAGCTCGGGGTGCTGTACCCTCTGGAAAGCAGAAGCCTGGCAGTGCCCAGAGCGGGTACTGCTCAGTGAAGAGCTCACCCTCTCACAGCACCACCAGCGGCGAGACAGACCCCACCACCATCTTCCCCTGCAAGGAGTGTGGCAA agTCTTCTTCAAGATCAAAAGCCGAAATGCACACATGAAAACTCACAGGCAGCAGGAGGAACAGCAGAGGCAGAAAGCCCAGAAGGCGGCTTTTGCAGCTGAAATGGCAGCCACGATTGAGAGGACTACGGGGCCGGTGGGGCCGCCGGGGCTGCTGCCCCTGGACCAGCTGAGCCTGATCAAACCCATCAAGGACGTGGACATCCTCGACGACGACGTCGTCCAGCAGTTAGGAGGCGTCATGGAAGAGGCCGAGGTCGTGGACACCGGTCTCCTCTTGGATGATCAAGATTCAGTTTTGCTTCAGGGTGACACGGAACTCTAA
- the TRERF1 gene encoding transcriptional-regulating factor 1 isoform X5, giving the protein MGDQQLYKTNHVAHSGENLFYQQPPLGVHGGLNHNYGNTVPGAGMDAPQASPISPHFPQDTRDGLGLPVGSKTLGQVDSSRQGGWAGHAGPGNHVQLRGNLTNSNMTWGSPAQAEPTDGYQYTYSQASEIRTQKLTSGVLHKLDSFTQVFANQNLRIQVNNMAQVLHTQSAVMDGAPESALRQLLSQKPMETPAPALPSRYQQVPQQPHPGFTGGLSKPALQVGPHPSQGHPYYDYQQPLAQMPVQGGQSLQAPQMLSQHMQQLQQHQYYPQQQQQQAGQPRMSVQEMQPQQQQQIRPAQPQQLQQRQGSMQIPQYYQSSPMMQHLPESRQPQMHLQPPSYHRDPHQYTPEQAHAVQLIQLGSVPQYYYQEPQQPYGHPMYQQSHLPQHQQPEDGQPKTYPSDRQAQAMLSSHGDLGPPDTGMGDPASSDLNRVSSALPHRPLLSPSGIHLNNMGPQHQQLSPSAVWPQMHLPDGRAQPGSPDSSGQPKGVFGEQFDAKNKLTCSICLKEFKSLPALNGHMRSHGGMRASPSLKQLLPPKPSSQGFANSVAAAPSARDKPASSMSDDEMPVLVRMTLSPPHSPQGAAPHPPAEIPKKQQPGLAKAEEALKTAPEKKKFRHRPEPLFIPPPPSYTHNLAASHSGATLYQSQLRSPRVLGDHLLLDPSHELPPYTPPPMLSPVRQGSGLFSNVLISGHGAGAHPQLPLTPLTPTPRVLLCRPNSIDGSNVTVTPGPGEQTVDVEPRINIGLRFQAEIPELQDVSALAQDTHKATLVWKPWPELENHDFQQRVENLLNLCCSSALPGGGTNSEFALHSLFEAKGDVMAALEMLLLRKPVRLKCHPLANYHYAGSDKWTSLERKLFNKALATYNKDFIFVQKMVKSKTVAQCVEYYYTWKKIMRLGRKHRTRLSEIIDDCVTSEEDEEVQEEEEDPEEDRRSTREEESELPKSPEPPPGPVLASAEGPPLQALGQPSGSFICEMPNCGADCRCHVTPFLPQVFSSRQALNGHARIHGGTNQVTKARGAVPSGKQKPGSAQSGYCSVKSSPSHSTTSGETDPTTIFPCKECGKVFFKIKSRNAHMKTHRQQEEQQRQKAQKAAFAAEMAATIERTTGPVGPPGLLPLDQLSLIKPIKDVDILDDDVVQQLGGVMEEAEVVDTGLLLDDQDSVLLQGDTEL; this is encoded by the exons ATGGGGGATCAGCAACTGTACAAGACCAATCACGTGGCCCACAGTGGTGAGAACCTTTTCTACCAACAGCCACCACTTGGCGTCCACGGTGGGCTGAACCACAACTATGGGAATACAGTCCCCGGGGCTGGAATGGATGCCCCTCAGGCATCACCCatctccccccacttccctcaAGACACTCGGGATGGTCTGGGCTTGCCTGTCGGCTCCAAAACGCTTGGCCAAGTGGACTCCTCAaggcagggagggtgggcaggccATGCAGGGCCTGGAAACCATGTCCAGCTACGTGGCAACCTGACCAACTCGAACATGACGTGGGGGTCTCCAGCCCAGGCGGAGCCCACCGATGGCTACCAGTACACCTACTCCCAGGCCAGCGAGATCCGGACCCAGAAGCTCACCAGCGGTGTCCTGCACAAGCTAGACTCTTTCACCCAGGTGTTTGCCAACCAAAACCTGCGAATTCAGGTCAACAACATGGCCCAGGTGCTGCACACCCAGTCAGCGGTGATGGACGGAGCCCCTGAAAGCGCCCTCCGCCAGTTGCTGTCCCAGAAGCCCATGGAGACCCCAGCACCGGCTCTCCCTTCCCGCTACCAGCAGGTGCCCCAGCAGCCTCACCCTGGTTTCACTGGCGGGCTGTCCAAACCAGCTCTTCAGGTTGGGCCGCACCCAAGCCAAGGGCACCCGTATTATGACTACCAGCAGCCACTGGCCCAGATGCCAGTGCAGGGAGGACAGTCACTGCAGGCCCCCCAGATGCTGTCCCAGCACatgcagcagctgcagcagcaccaGTATTACccgcagcagcaacagcagcaagcCGGGCAGCCGCGGATGTCAGTGCAAGAAATGCagccgcagcagcagcagcagattCGCCCAGCGCAGccccagcagctgcagcagcggCAGGGTTCGATGCAGATACCTCAGTATTACCAGTCCTCACCCATGATGCAGCATTTGCCAGAGTCGCGGCAGCCACAGATGCACCTGCAGCCCCCTTCTTATCACAGGGACCCCCACCAGTACACCCCGGAGCAGGCGCACGCTGTCCAGCTGATTCAGCTGGGCTCCGTGCCCCAGTACTACTACCAGGAGCCCCAGCAGCCCTACGGCCACCCCATGTACCAGCAGAGCCACCTGCCCCAGCACCAGCAGCCTGAGGACGGTCAGCCCAAGACTTATCCAAGCGACAGGCAGGCCCAGGCCATGCTGAGCTCCCACGGGGACCTGGGGCCTCCAGATACAGGAATGGGTGACCCGGCAAGCTCGGACCTGAACAGGGTCAGCAGTGCGCTCCCCCACCGGCCGCTCCTGTCCCCCAGTGGCATCCACCTCAACAACATGGGGCCTCAGCACCAGCAGCTGTCCCCCAGTGCCGTGTGGCCCCAG ATGCACCTACCTGATGGCAGAGCCCAGCCAGGGTCCCCTGACTCAAG TGGCCAACCAAAAGGAGTGTTTGGGGAGCAGTTTGATGCCAAGAACAAGCTGACATGCTCCATCTGCCTGAAGGAGTTCAAGAGTCTGCCTGCCCTGAACGGCCACATGCGGTCCCATGGGGGGATGAGGGCCTCCCCCAGCCTCAAACAG CTTCTCCCGCCCAAGCCCAGCTCTCAGGGCTTCGCCAACAGCGTCGCTGCCGCCCCCTCAGCCAGAGACAAGCCAGCCAGCTCGATGTCGGACGACGAGATGCCCGTGCTCGTGAGGATGACCCTCTCTCCCCCACACTCACCCCAAGGGGCTGCCCCCCACCCGCCTGCT GAAATTCCCAAGAAGCAACAGCCAGGCTTGGCCAAAGCCGAGGAAGCCCTCAAGACCGCGCCGGAGAAGAAGAAGTTCCGGCACCGGCCGGAGCCGCTCTTCATCCCGCCGCCGCCCTCCTACACCCACAACCTCGCCGCCTCACACTCCGGCGCCACCCTGTACCAGAGCCAGCTGCGCTCCCCGCGCGTCCTGGGCGACCACCTGCTCCTCGACCCCTCCCACGAGCTGCCCCCCTACACGCCCCCGCCCATGCTCAGCCCGGTGCGCCAGGGTTCGGGGCTCTTCAGCAACGTGCTCATCTCCGGCCATGGCGCCGGTGCGCATCCGCAGCTGCCCCTCACGCCCCTGACGCCCACGCCTCGCGTGCTACTCTGCCGCCCCA ATAGCATCGATGGCAGCAACGTGACAGTCACCCCAGGGCCTGGAGAGCAGACCGTTGATGTCGAACC ACGCATCAACATTGGCTTGAGATTCCAAGCGGAGATCCCAGAACTCCAGGATGTCTCTGCCCTGGCCCAGGACACACACAAGGCCACACTGGTATGGAAGCCCTGGCCAGAGCTGGAAAACCACGACTTCCAGCAAAGAG TGGAGAATCTCCTGAATTTGTGCTGTTCAAGTGCGTTGCCAGGTGGAGGGACCAATTCTGAATTTGCTTTGCACTCTCTCTTCGAGGCCAAAGGTGATGTGATG GCTGCTCTGGAAATGCTGCTGCTGCGGAAGCCAGTCAGGTTAAAATGTCACCCTTTAGCAAATTACCACTATGCCG GTTCGGACAAGTGGACCTCCCTAGAAAGAAAACTGTTTAATAAAGCACTAGCCACTTACAAcaaagactttatttttgtaCAGAAGATG GTGAAGTCCAAGACAGTGGCTCAGTGTGTGGAGTACTACTACACGTGGAAAAAAATCATGAGGTTGGGGAGGAAACACCGGACACGGCTCTCGGAAATCATCGACGATTGTGTG ACGAGTGAAGAAGATGAAGAGgtacaggaggaggaggaggacccaGAAGAAGACAGGAGATCCACAAGAGAAGAGGAGAGTGAATTGCCCAAGTCTCCAGAGCCACCACCAGGCCCGGTCCTGGCTTCCGCAGAGGGGCCGCCCCTGCAGGCCCTGGGCCAGCCCTCAggctccttcatctgtgaaatgcccAACTGTGGAGCT gacTGTAGATGTCATGTCACTCCCTTTCTTCCCCAGGTGTTCAGCTCCCGACAGGCACTGAACGGCCACGCCCGCATCCACGGTGGCACCAACCAGGTGACCAAAGCTCGGGGTGCTGTACCCTCTGGAAAGCAGAAGCCTGGCAGTGCCCAGAGCGGGTACTGCTCAGTGAAGAGCTCACCCTCTCACAGCACCACCAGCGGCGAGACAGACCCCACCACCATCTTCCCCTGCAAGGAGTGTGGCAA agTCTTCTTCAAGATCAAAAGCCGAAATGCACACATGAAAACTCACAGGCAGCAGGAGGAACAGCAGAGGCAGAAAGCCCAGAAGGCGGCTTTTGCAGCTGAAATGGCAGCCACGATTGAGAGGACTACGGGGCCGGTGGGGCCGCCGGGGCTGCTGCCCCTGGACCAGCTGAGCCTGATCAAACCCATCAAGGACGTGGACATCCTCGACGACGACGTCGTCCAGCAGTTAGGAGGCGTCATGGAAGAGGCCGAGGTCGTGGACACCGGTCTCCTCTTGGATGATCAAGATTCAGTTTTGCTTCAGGGTGACACGGAACTCTAA